Proteins encoded by one window of Lates calcarifer isolate ASB-BC8 linkage group LG5, TLL_Latcal_v3, whole genome shotgun sequence:
- the rgl3a gene encoding ral guanine nucleotide dissociation stimulator-like 1 isoform X1 — protein sequence MRTVLPVCGGGDGGESRGLRSRMGRMSRMRKLLWLRPSQCVDIHTDTEPGVWLRSFQLLDTDAQCEDPVQEWGEEEEDGAVFGITLRREPVPPSSDAAELSTAFGFVQYHTVKVRRLKAATLERLVTHLLDPKHQEPDFIRVFLSTHRAFTSTSTLIELLFQRDDSIANQDNTVCPRSTLPPVIRLWLEEYSEDFHEPPQYESLRLLCMHLRHRLCFRRLAQTAATLLKRLQEQDGSESASQHSSESLQQEPRDQEDGGETSTKEEDKHSFMDFPVREIAEQLTRLDSDLFVRVVPFHCLGCVWSQRDKKENRNLAPTVRATISQFNAVTNRVITSLLCPSSPSPSTSSPISSPLPSSSFLYPPTAPSSPRCSHASPAQRARIIERWIAVAQECRQLKNFSSLRAILSALQSNAVYRLKKTWAAVSRESMATFDHLCETFPDENCVLTSREILVEDGRQPDNSATSGSKSPRFCSVSRQASFSGGVVPYLGTYLTVLTMLDTALTDTVEGGLINFEKRRREFEILSQIRQLQTSCSRYSLPVNPHITAWLQAHTLLTDQESYELSRDLEPPVDPCPTSPNSWSSRLLTKKLALLRTASDSSLRKTHADQISVSSSGSSSSDMEDLSSAPQPSPLRLKLKSLSGSLHNVAEDFSSPSLSSSSCSSSHPDLSSSSLVLSPESSSSGCSPQASLPVYNKQVADSCIIRVSVECVSNGNVYKSILLTSQDHTPQVIQRAIEKHNMEDVSCHDFSLYQMLNSGKELQIPDKANVFYAMCTTANYDFVLRQHWRSHGRHFGSSSSPRAQPRSRHAK from the exons ATGAGGACCGTTCTTCCCGTGTGTGGAGGCGGCGATGGAGGGGAGTCCCGCGGCCTCCGCAGCAGGATGGGCAGGATGAGCAGGATGAGGAAGCTGCTGTGGCTGAGGCCCAGTCAATGCGTGGACATCCACACTGACACGGAGCCCGGCGTGTGGCTGAGGAGCTTCCAGTTGTTAGACACTGACGCACAGTGTGAG GACCCGGTGCAGgagtggggggaggaggaggaggacggggcCGTGTTTGGCATCACGCTGCGCAGGGAGCCCGTCCCGCCGAGCTCGGACGCGGCGGAACTCTCCACGGCCTTCGGCTTCGTCCAGTACCACACGGTGAAGGTGCGCAGGCTGAAGGCTGCCACCCTGGAGCGCCTGGTCACACACCTGCTGGACCCCAAACACCAGGAGCCCGACTTCATCCGGGTCTTCCTCTCCACCCACAGGGCCTTCACCTCCACCAGCACCCTCATCGAGCTGCTGTTTCAGAG AGATGACTCCATCGCCAACCAGGATAACACCGTCTGCCCTCGCAG TACCTTACCCCCGGTGATTCGGCTGTGGCTAGAGGAATACAGCGAAGACTTCCATGAACCGCCTCAGTACGAGTCCCTCAGGCTGTTGTGTATGCACTTGCGGCATCGCCTCTGCTTCAGACGTTTAGCTCAGACTGCTGCAACCCTGCTCAAGAGGCTTCAGGAACAAG ATGGCAGCGAGTCTGCgtcacagcacagcagtgaaTCACTGCAGCAGGAGCCCAGAGATCAGGAGGACGGAGGAGAGACGTCCACTAAGGAGGAAGACAAGCACAGCTTTATGGACTTCCCCGTGAGAGAAATAGCAGAGCAGCTGACCAGACTGGACTCT GATCTGTTTGTCAGAGTGGTGCCCTTCCACTGCCTGGGCTGCGTCTGGTCCCAGCGTGACAAGAAAGAAAATCGAAACTTGGCACCCACCGTCCGAGCCACCATCTCCCAGTTCAACGCTGTCACCAACCGTGTCATCACCTCGCTCCTCTGCCCGTCCTCGCCCAGTCCTTCAACTTCGTCTCCCATCTCATCGCCTCTCCCCTCCTCTAGCTTCCTGTACCCCCCCACTGCCCCGAGCTCACCCCGCTGCTCGCACGCCAGCCCCGCCCAAAGAGCACGCATCATAGAGAGGTGGATTGCTGTTGCACAG GAGTGCAGACAACTGAAGAATTTCTCCTCTTTGAGGGCCATCCTCTCAGCCCTGCAGTCCAACGCCGTGTATCGCCTAAAGAAGACCTGGGCTGCTGTCAGCAG ggAAAGCATGGCTACCTTTGACCACCTGTGTGAGACTTTCcctgatgaaaactgtgtgcTAACCAGCAGAGAGATCCTTGTGGAG GATGGGAGGCAACCAGACAACAGTGCCACCTCGGGCTCTAAATCACCACGGTTCTGCTCAGTGTCCAGACAGGC GAGCTTCAGTGGTGGTGTTGTGCCGTACCTGGGCACTTACCTGACCGTCCTCACCATGCTAGATAcagcactgactgacactgtGGAG GGCGGACTCATCAACTTTGAGAAGCGCAGACGG GAGTTTGAGATTCTTTCCCAGATTCGACAGCTTCAGACTTCCTGTTCCCGCTACAGCCTTCCAGTGAACCCTCATATCACTGCCTGGCTGCAGGCACACACGCTGCTCACCGACCAGgagag CTATGAGCTGTCCCGTGACCTGGAGCCTCCGGTTGACCCCTGTCCCACCTCTCCCAACTCATGGAGCAGCCGTCTGCTCACAAAGAAGCTTGCCTT gttgcGAACAGCCAGCGACAGCTCCCTCAGGAAGACCCACGCCGATCAGATCAGCGTGTCGTCCTCTGGCTCCAGCAGCTCAGACATGGAGGACCTCTCCTCCGCCCCTCagccctcccccctcagacTCAAACTCAAG TCTCTCTCGGGTTCTCTTCACAACGTAGCGGAGGACTTCTCCTCCCCCAGTctgtccagctcctcctgcagctcctctcatccagacctcagctcctcctctctggtgCTGAGCCCCGAGTCGTCGTCCTCGGGCTGCTCTCCTCAGGCTTCGCTGCCCGTCTACAACAAACAGGTCGCTGACTCATGTATCATCAGGGTCAGTGTGGAGTGTGTCAGCAATGGGAATGTCTACAAGAGCATACTG CTGACCAGTCAGGACCACACACCTCAGGTGATTCAGAGAGCTattgaaaaacacaacatggagGACGTCAGCTGCCACGACTTCAGCCTCTACCAGATGCTCAACAGTGGAAAAG AGCTCCAGATCCCCGACAAAGCCAATGTATTTTATGCCATGTGCACCACCGCCAACTACGACTTTGTCCTGCGCCAGCACTGGAGGAGCCACGGGAGACATTTCGGCTCTTCCTCCAGTCCCAGGGCTCAGCCGAGGAGCCGTCACGCCAAATGA
- the odad3 gene encoding coiled-coil domain-containing protein 151 produces the protein MPFHTGSIKPPLHDQIAEMQRKIQLLEGDRTAYYESSQSTIKKNSESIRQLRQENKRLYRKLAEANAGDEHIIKVAFHNRGLEKDAYRNMSGKAALTTLDQRVLSKKKRLNALKHTTQTYQQSLKELKMEYQRIKPEGSNGAQSADARTRKKEEDAMNLRALENNLEKTQFKCKEAENIMTNYLKLKSHLQEESLTFQGQLDSLEAEILKHREELHNLKVMYNDAQLSKEAAKAELQQQEELLYKERKERERIITSYRKKVEERKAQAEKVDRRTQRTAMQPDELSSEAQRSTTRMAGEEEKAISTFEEAFRRIKEATGVSDVQEIVERFISQKETHQHLEELKEENEKVLQQLKEQKELLNQQFQDMKYSGEAKLSSDQQMLEECEQQLQAQQQRCDAAKERLDWLVKTLSIVRAGVEHLADKLQHITLSEDTVADVSPDSDEFVLELMTQCELKLQLLQEELQGKDLAAIMKEMEEEEFYIKIEGKLPAYNTRVKLPEDQRLDPFNDEDESEEDEADIISREALKRQSQLIIDSKSKKKPWKKKKGKF, from the exons atgcCGTTTCATACGGGCTCAATTAAACCTCCGCTGCATGACCAAATAGCGGAGATGCAGCGTAAAATCCAACTATTGG agggcgacAGAACTGCTTACTATGAGAGCTCTCAATCCACCATCAAGAAGAACAGCGAGTCCATCCGCCAGCTGAGGCAGGAGAACAAGAGGCTGTACAGAAAACTGGCAGAGGCTAATGCT GGTGATGAACATATCATCAAAGTGGCTTTTCATAACAGAGGTTTGGAGAAGGATGCCTACCGCAACATGTCAGGGAagg CAGCCCTGACAACACTAGACCAGAGAGTGCTATCCAAGAAGAAGCGCCTCAATGCCCTAAAACACACCACCCAGACTTACCAGCAGAGCCTCAAGGAGCTGAAGATGGAGTACCAGAGAATAAAACCAGAGGGCAGCAATGGAGCACAGTCTGCTGATGCCCGCACTcggaaaaaagaggaagatgcCATG AACCTCCGGGCGCTGGAAAATAATCTGGAAAAGACCCAGTTTAAGTGCAAGGAGGCCGAGAACATCATGACTAACTATCTGAAACTCAAAAGTCACCTGCAG GAGGAGAGTCTGACTTTTCAAGGCCAACTGGACAGTCTGGAAGCAGAAATCCTGAAGCACAGAGAGGAGCTTCATAACCTGAAGGTCATGTACAACGATGCCCAGCTCTCTAAAGAAGCTGCCAAG GCCGagttacagcagcaggaggaactGCTCTACAAGGAGCGCAAAGAGAGAGAGCGTATCATAACCAGCTACAGGAAAAAAGTTGAGGAGCGCAAGGCCCAGGCTGAAAAAGTGGATAGAAGG ACCCAGAGAACAGCTATGCAGCCAGATGAACTGAGCAGTGAGGCCCAGCGCAGCACCACCAGAATGGCAGGTGAAGAGGAGAAGGCCATCTCCACTTTTGAGGAGGCCTTCCGACGCATCAAGGAGGCCACTGGAGTCTCAGATGTACAG GAGATAGTGGAGCGCTTTATCTCACAAAAGGAGACACACCAACatctggaggagctgaaggaaGAGAATGAGAaggtcctgcagcagctgaaggagcAGAAGGAGCTCCTGAATCAACAGTTCCAGGATATGAAATATTCTGGAGAGGCTAAACTCTCCAG TGACCAACAGATGCTGGAGGAATGTGAGCAGCAACTGCAGGCCCAGCAGCAGAGGTGCGATGCAGCTAAAGAGCGTCTGGATTGGCTTGTTAAAACCCTCAGTATTGTTCGAGCCGGAGTGGAGCACCTGGCAGACAAACTTCAACACATCACACTG aGTGAGGACACAGTGGCTGATGTGTCTCCAGACTCAGATGAGTTTGTGTTGGAGCTGATGACCCAGTGTGAGCTGAAGCTGCAGTTACTGCAGGAGGAGCTTCAAGGAAAGGATCTGGCCGCTATtatgaaagagatggaggaggaggag TTCTACATCAAGATTGAGGGGAAACTGCCGGCTTACAACACCCGAGTCAAGCTCCCCGAGGACCAAAGACTGGACCCCTTCAATGACG AGGACGAGAGCGAAGAGGACGAGGCTGACATCATCTCACGGGAGGCCCTGAAACGTCAGTCTCAGCTGATCATTGACTCCAAGTCCAAGAAGAAGCcctggaagaagaagaagggcaAGTTCTGA
- the nfil3-5 gene encoding LOW QUALITY PROTEIN: nuclear factor, interleukin 3 regulated, member 5 (The sequence of the model RefSeq protein was modified relative to this genomic sequence to represent the inferred CDS: deleted 2 bases in 2 codons), translating into MESLSIHIPSTSNKNAMEVDNFSSYSGSLPSPVPEGGTRTSRQAKGSKPTVTSRRKREFISDEKKDASYWEKRRKNNEAAKRSREKRRLNDMVLENRVMALNEENVRLKTELLQLKLRFGLISTASYMEKSQQISNSAAGGNTGSNTNGTPNSNAYLSSSGYSSASQVMLNSDSSETEQSSRGERHTSLHKYSPRGSVSDMSDGSSRDSPEPMGYNIKKEPSSMEMTRLESSGIPDGVANGIPNGMPAGAYHGNHTALVSPHQQGTPLAESAMDYQQHQQQQQQCHMEASSSTPQATSAQRSVILYRSSSGCYPMESQRSEDPQQSTLPQHGQHTLISSRFSDCSETITEVAEKLERTKTLDSPQYEYTNGHAETGRGAAAKVQSQWPTAGQENSPQSHQNPFAPDLIHNTEEGKSSFTQHNGYLNTLDEEPPVLTYEGGPRADGFYQENSSAKDTSSSDGDPRSSDKEGSTDDESPSSSSSDISSYHQKAAGTAGSHGECQAEVKATALPHKLRLKYRALSNGAAGAQVEGPISTSMSPSPTLPQHPYLALPSNPHSGHANGESKEVENETEYAEEVKPHGNERAEAKKEGGRKGSNSGRGGRNKRRD; encoded by the exons atggaaagtCTCAGTATACACATCCCATCCACCAGCAACAAGAATGCCATGGAGGTAGACAATTTTTCTTCCTACAGCGGGAGCCTCCCATCCCCTGTTCCTGAAGGTGGCACGCGGACCAGCCGCCAGGCTAAAGGTAGCAAGCCTACTGTGACTTCCCGTCGCAAGCGTGAGTTCATTTCTGATGAGAAGAAAGATGCTTCCTATTGGGAAAAACGGAGGAAGAACAACGAAGCAGCCAAACGCTCAAGG GAAAAGCGTCGCCTCAATGATATGGTGCTAGAGAACCGGGTCATGGCACTGAATGAAGAGAACGTTCGTCTTAAGACAGAACTCCTTCAGCTCAAGTTGCGCTTTGGCCTCATTAGCACAGCCTCCTACATGGAGAAAAGTCAGCAGATCTCCAACAGTGCTGCAGGTGGCAACACTGGTAGCAACACCAATGGCACCCCAAACAGTAACGCCTACCTCTCAAGCAGCGGATACTCCAGTGCATCCCAGGTGATGCTGAATTCTGACTCATCTGAAACTGAACAGTCGAGCCGTGGTGAGCGTCACACCTCTCTCCACAAGTACTCTCCCCGGGGCTCCGTGTCTGACATGTCTGACGGCTCCTCCAGAGACAGCCCAGAGCCCATGGGCTACAACATAAAAAAGGAGCCCTCAAGTATGGAGATGACCAGGCTGGAAAGCAGTGGGATTCCTGATGGGGTTGCTAATGGGATACCAAATGGAATGCCAGCTGGGGCTTATCATGGTAACCACACTGCTCTGGTTTCTCCTCACCAGCAGGGCACCCCATTGGCTGAAAGTGCCATGGATtaccagcagcatcaacagcagcagcagcagtgccacATGGaggcctccagctccactccTCAGGCCACCTCAGCGCAGAGGAGTGTCATCTTGTACCGCTCCAGCAGTGGCTGTTACCCCATGGAgagccagaggtcagaggaccCCCAGCAGAGCACACTGCCGCAGCATGGCCAGCACACCCTGATCAGCTCCAGGTTCTCTGACTGCTCAGAGACCATCACAGAGGTCGCTGAGAAGCTAGAGAGGACAAAGACCTTAGACTCGCCTCAGTACGAATACACCAATGGTCATGCAGAGACTggcagaggagctgcagcaaaAGTACAATCCCAATGGCCGACAGCA GGTCAGGAGAACAGTCCTCAGAGCCACCAGAACCCCTTTGCCCCTGATCTGATCCACAACACTGAGGAGGGCAAGTCCTCCTTCACACAGCACAACGGCTACCTCAACACACTGGACGAAGAGCCCCCGGTGCTCACCTACGAGGGAGGCCCCCGAGCTGATGGTTTCTACCAGGAGAACTCGTCTGCTAAAGACACCTCCTCCAGCGACGGGGACCCTCGTAGCTCTGACAAGGAGGGCTCCACA GATGACGAGTCcccctcctcgtcctcctcagACATCAGCAGCTACCACCAGAAGGCGGCGGGAACTGCCGGTTCACATGGAGAGTGCCAAGCAGAAGTCAAAGCCACTGCACTGCCTCACAAGCTCCGCCTCAAGTACAGAGCGCTGTCCAATGGGGCAGCAGGAGCACAGGTAGAGGGCCCCATCAGCACCTCCATGTCCCCTTCTCCCACCTTGCCCCAGCACCCTTATTTAGCTCTACCCAGCAACCCTCACAGCGGCCATGCCAACGGGGAGAGCAAAGAAGTGGAGAACGAGACTGAGTATGCAGAAGAGGTGAAGCCTCATGGGAACGAGAGGGCTGAGGctaaaaaggagggagggagaaagggatCCAACAGCGGGAGGGGTGGGCGTAATAAGAGGCGAGATTAA
- the rgl3a gene encoding ral guanine nucleotide dissociation stimulator-like 1 isoform X2, which translates to MGKWHLSMDPVQEWGEEEEDGAVFGITLRREPVPPSSDAAELSTAFGFVQYHTVKVRRLKAATLERLVTHLLDPKHQEPDFIRVFLSTHRAFTSTSTLIELLFQRDDSIANQDNTVCPRSTLPPVIRLWLEEYSEDFHEPPQYESLRLLCMHLRHRLCFRRLAQTAATLLKRLQEQDGSESASQHSSESLQQEPRDQEDGGETSTKEEDKHSFMDFPVREIAEQLTRLDSDLFVRVVPFHCLGCVWSQRDKKENRNLAPTVRATISQFNAVTNRVITSLLCPSSPSPSTSSPISSPLPSSSFLYPPTAPSSPRCSHASPAQRARIIERWIAVAQECRQLKNFSSLRAILSALQSNAVYRLKKTWAAVSRESMATFDHLCETFPDENCVLTSREILVEDGRQPDNSATSGSKSPRFCSVSRQASFSGGVVPYLGTYLTVLTMLDTALTDTVEGGLINFEKRRREFEILSQIRQLQTSCSRYSLPVNPHITAWLQAHTLLTDQESYELSRDLEPPVDPCPTSPNSWSSRLLTKKLALLRTASDSSLRKTHADQISVSSSGSSSSDMEDLSSAPQPSPLRLKLKSLSGSLHNVAEDFSSPSLSSSSCSSSHPDLSSSSLVLSPESSSSGCSPQASLPVYNKQVADSCIIRVSVECVSNGNVYKSILLTSQDHTPQVIQRAIEKHNMEDVSCHDFSLYQMLNSGKELQIPDKANVFYAMCTTANYDFVLRQHWRSHGRHFGSSSSPRAQPRSRHAK; encoded by the exons atgggaaaatggCACTTATCAATG GACCCGGTGCAGgagtggggggaggaggaggaggacggggcCGTGTTTGGCATCACGCTGCGCAGGGAGCCCGTCCCGCCGAGCTCGGACGCGGCGGAACTCTCCACGGCCTTCGGCTTCGTCCAGTACCACACGGTGAAGGTGCGCAGGCTGAAGGCTGCCACCCTGGAGCGCCTGGTCACACACCTGCTGGACCCCAAACACCAGGAGCCCGACTTCATCCGGGTCTTCCTCTCCACCCACAGGGCCTTCACCTCCACCAGCACCCTCATCGAGCTGCTGTTTCAGAG AGATGACTCCATCGCCAACCAGGATAACACCGTCTGCCCTCGCAG TACCTTACCCCCGGTGATTCGGCTGTGGCTAGAGGAATACAGCGAAGACTTCCATGAACCGCCTCAGTACGAGTCCCTCAGGCTGTTGTGTATGCACTTGCGGCATCGCCTCTGCTTCAGACGTTTAGCTCAGACTGCTGCAACCCTGCTCAAGAGGCTTCAGGAACAAG ATGGCAGCGAGTCTGCgtcacagcacagcagtgaaTCACTGCAGCAGGAGCCCAGAGATCAGGAGGACGGAGGAGAGACGTCCACTAAGGAGGAAGACAAGCACAGCTTTATGGACTTCCCCGTGAGAGAAATAGCAGAGCAGCTGACCAGACTGGACTCT GATCTGTTTGTCAGAGTGGTGCCCTTCCACTGCCTGGGCTGCGTCTGGTCCCAGCGTGACAAGAAAGAAAATCGAAACTTGGCACCCACCGTCCGAGCCACCATCTCCCAGTTCAACGCTGTCACCAACCGTGTCATCACCTCGCTCCTCTGCCCGTCCTCGCCCAGTCCTTCAACTTCGTCTCCCATCTCATCGCCTCTCCCCTCCTCTAGCTTCCTGTACCCCCCCACTGCCCCGAGCTCACCCCGCTGCTCGCACGCCAGCCCCGCCCAAAGAGCACGCATCATAGAGAGGTGGATTGCTGTTGCACAG GAGTGCAGACAACTGAAGAATTTCTCCTCTTTGAGGGCCATCCTCTCAGCCCTGCAGTCCAACGCCGTGTATCGCCTAAAGAAGACCTGGGCTGCTGTCAGCAG ggAAAGCATGGCTACCTTTGACCACCTGTGTGAGACTTTCcctgatgaaaactgtgtgcTAACCAGCAGAGAGATCCTTGTGGAG GATGGGAGGCAACCAGACAACAGTGCCACCTCGGGCTCTAAATCACCACGGTTCTGCTCAGTGTCCAGACAGGC GAGCTTCAGTGGTGGTGTTGTGCCGTACCTGGGCACTTACCTGACCGTCCTCACCATGCTAGATAcagcactgactgacactgtGGAG GGCGGACTCATCAACTTTGAGAAGCGCAGACGG GAGTTTGAGATTCTTTCCCAGATTCGACAGCTTCAGACTTCCTGTTCCCGCTACAGCCTTCCAGTGAACCCTCATATCACTGCCTGGCTGCAGGCACACACGCTGCTCACCGACCAGgagag CTATGAGCTGTCCCGTGACCTGGAGCCTCCGGTTGACCCCTGTCCCACCTCTCCCAACTCATGGAGCAGCCGTCTGCTCACAAAGAAGCTTGCCTT gttgcGAACAGCCAGCGACAGCTCCCTCAGGAAGACCCACGCCGATCAGATCAGCGTGTCGTCCTCTGGCTCCAGCAGCTCAGACATGGAGGACCTCTCCTCCGCCCCTCagccctcccccctcagacTCAAACTCAAG TCTCTCTCGGGTTCTCTTCACAACGTAGCGGAGGACTTCTCCTCCCCCAGTctgtccagctcctcctgcagctcctctcatccagacctcagctcctcctctctggtgCTGAGCCCCGAGTCGTCGTCCTCGGGCTGCTCTCCTCAGGCTTCGCTGCCCGTCTACAACAAACAGGTCGCTGACTCATGTATCATCAGGGTCAGTGTGGAGTGTGTCAGCAATGGGAATGTCTACAAGAGCATACTG CTGACCAGTCAGGACCACACACCTCAGGTGATTCAGAGAGCTattgaaaaacacaacatggagGACGTCAGCTGCCACGACTTCAGCCTCTACCAGATGCTCAACAGTGGAAAAG AGCTCCAGATCCCCGACAAAGCCAATGTATTTTATGCCATGTGCACCACCGCCAACTACGACTTTGTCCTGCGCCAGCACTGGAGGAGCCACGGGAGACATTTCGGCTCTTCCTCCAGTCCCAGGGCTCAGCCGAGGAGCCGTCACGCCAAATGA